In Paramormyrops kingsleyae isolate MSU_618 chromosome 11, PKINGS_0.4, whole genome shotgun sequence, the genomic window AGGTGAGATATCCAGGGTTCTTAAGGATCAGTAGGGGTCTGTGTTTGGAGCTTGAATACTCACCGATCCCGCCTTTCACTCTCCCGACCAGGGCGGTGGCTCCGTTCAGACTTGTCCGATTCTCGGTGTGAGGGCGCTGGGGATGGGGACTCCCAATGGGAACGCCGGGAGCTGGCATAGCCACTGTCATCCTCGTCCCAGCTGGAGCGGGACGGCGTGGGAGCATCTAAGATAGAAAGGGGGGCCTTTTAGTGAAGCCCAGTACTGGGCCCCAGAGATGGGCCACATCCATCGGTGGGGGGACACTAACCTCTGGGCCGGTGTCGAGGGCTCTCGGGCTCGTCCCTCTTTATTCCGCGACTCAGCCGCTCAGACCAACCCTCTCTCTGCGAGCGCTCACTGCGCTCACCCCTCTCAGAGCTCCCTCTGCTGGCGCTACGCTGGCTGCGCTCCCGCTCATCTACAGCGATAGTGAATCCATGTGGTCCGTCAGTCACATGACAGTCAACAACAGAAACTCACCATCCTTCAGTCAAGCAAATGATTACAAAACAAGACCATGAAGGTGTTTAAATTAAGGTACCTTCTGGTATCCAAGTATGAATTTAGGAATCCTTTGCTCACCTCTCCGATCTCTGTCCCTTTCTCGCTTCTTCTCCTCCTTGGAAGAGGCATAAACTCCATGTTCACGCCATTCTTTCTCCCTCTGCTGGTGTCTCTTCCGAAACTCTTCACTGACTCCACCGGGGTTGGACGGTGTTTCAGAACCAGTGACACGATATTTCCTGACAGAAGGAGATTACAGGATGataatccatcacagggcactcagACATGCTTACACACAATCCATCTAAATCAAGCATATCTGAGAAAACCCACATAAACCCAGCCAAAACCATGTCACCACATGACCACAACTAAGCCACCAATACCAATGCTGTTTACTTTTATTCTAAACTATAAATTCACTTATAAAAGACATATTTAGTTGATACACTTGTGTTAACAGTTTGATAGGTCATAACACCTCACCTCTCTTTCTTGTCCCCCATGCCCTCTTCATCACCATCTTCATCATCTGACCCAGAGTCGGCTCTGCCGTCCTCCCAATCCCGGTATGAAGAAACCTTGGACTTCTTTGTCTTCTTGGCGTCGTCCTCGGCCTCCTGCCGGTCCTTCTCCTCACGCTGCTTGCGCTTCTGTGCCGCCAGAAGATCGAGGCCCAGCAGGGAGGTGCGAGGGGTCGGCGGCCGGAAGACGTGCTGCTCCGACACGGCGCTCTTCTTCTTCACGATCAGCCCGCCGACCTGCTCGTCAGGTTGGTTGCCCTCCAGACGGTGGAGAGTGGCGTCATCCTCCATCTTCTCTCGGGCAGCTCAGGGACGACGGTAAAATACTGTACCGATGGTTTATAAAGTCGGGTGCTACGTAAATACTGTACAACCTAAAACAAACGAAATCAAACACTAATTTAGTAAAACGTATATACATACTCTAAATACATATTTCCGGGACACTGAACATAACGTTAACCTCAGATTTGCAACTGCTGTGAAATTTTAAATCACGAAACTGTCGTTATCAAAACGAGGAGTATACCACTCTTCTCAGCTACATAATTTTTTGAAGGATAAACACTTTATATACAACTAGATTACAAATAACGGTATATATGCGGAATGTCGAAAAAATTATTCGTAAACTGGCAAACAGCTGGCTCACATAATAACGTTTATAAGTCAAGTAGATCAACATCCTTTGAACAATCAACCAGTTCCCATAGTCATAATCTTTATATGttgttaaaaatataattatgaGTCGCGCACTTACCCAATGGATGTAAACTCTTGTCCTCGAGGTTAGCGTTAATTTCAGTTCATGTGTACTGTAAATATTGTGTAGATCTTAAGAACAACAGCACAGGGCCGCCATAGCGGACCCAGAATCCCCTGCGTTTGAATAAACTTTATTGACAGAATAGTGGCTGACAGTTACATTGTACACGGGGCAGTGACACTTCTGGAAATTTTAACGAATCATTTACTGGTGATTCGGCAGGTATGACGAGTGTATGATCAACAAATAACGCACTTTGTTTGCAGTTTGTTTTGTATATAAAATTATTCACGAAAAAATAAACACCACTAAGGCAACATTCAAATCCACATTGCCGGATACCTCGTTGATATGAAATTACTTTTCAACAGAATGAACTACGTATTTTATGTATCACGTATAGTGTTTCATTATCCTGCTTccccttgttcttgtgtactgctatTTTACCGATTTTGGACACCGTCACATTTCGGAATCCATTATTCCCGACTTGTCCCACCCACTTCACGCGGATTGGACGAGGATGTCAGTGTGCGTTAAGTCGCCCAATAGCCAAACGAAACGCACGCTTCGCATATCACCGTACACCGGCAACGGACGGATTTCGCCATTATACGTCGTCTTTAACAGGTGCTTTTAATAGGCGTATCTCCAGCAAGGTGTCTGTTCCAGCATATATCCAttaaagaaaaaagaacaaTACCTTAATTTCTATCGTGTTATCCATCACAGTATTTTCTATGGATGAAAATGTCTGCTGCAGTAAACGTGTCTGTTAAATATTAGTAACAATGCCCAAAACTTAAAATTAGGTCTatgcataatttaaaaattctaaGTTTCATGTtacttttgttttgaaaataaCTTGAAAGACAGACAGTGAGGCTGCTTCTTTAATTCCAAAAGTGCATATGGACAAGcaaaacacatgaacatattATGGAAACCAACCAATCTTAACCCAAAACCGCTGCTTTACCAATTCCATCGCCAGTTGTTGCATCTCCATAGAGGTATTCCACAGTGCTAAAATGCATACGATAACGTAATAAAGGGACTAAGTGGccataaaataaatacagtacaCAGTTCTGTAAACACAAAAAATACCCAAATGAGAAGGCATCGCAAGTTGAAAGGCAACTTCTTAAACTGAGGATCCTCAGTTACGATAAGTATTACAGCGTTATTTGTGTGGAAAGACCATgtactgaaaataaacagccaGCATAGCAGTTATGTGCACCAAACTTACACTTATTGATTTTAGCAGGCGGGACATAAAAAGGGATGTAATTTGAAATGATCGATATAAACCACTAGGTTCGGTTTTCAAAGCTTAAGTAAAATTATCCAATCAGAATACAGAATCAAATACACTCCAAGTGCTCAAGGTATTTAACAGCTATAACAGACTATTTAGACAATTAGCTAAATAATGAGGGAATCATTCTTGGTCTGTTAGCAGTATAATTTCTTGATATTTTTGATATTCAGCCCTACAAGACATTTAATGACATTTTTCTCCATTTAAAAACACCATAattttttgtataaaaatgaCAAGCTCAGCAAATGGTGTATTTCCATAGACTATGAAGAACAAGAACCTGTAAACTTCATAAATAGTtaagtggagggggggggggggggggtctgagaATGGAAATGAAATTATACAAAATATATGCTGATTTCCTGTGCATCTCCCCCCCATCTCTGGTGGGCTTTGGGTTGCAGGTGGATGGTACAGCTATGCTTGAGACCACACCTACTCCTTCTGCTCCAAACTGGTTTAATAATGCAGTGTGGGAGTTAGGGTGCACCTCTGGATCGTTAAGGGCAGTCAGTGTGGTAAGTGATCCAACAGACCATCACATCAAGGCCTCcggggacagagagagatgaCATCAATGCTGTGCTGGTTCCAGGTGGTTCATGAGGACTTCTGTTCTAGCACGTAGTACCGGTACATCACACCAACTACTGCTGCTGCCAAGATAGGAATTACCCAGGTGGTCCAAGAACTGTAgaaaaaggggggtggggggcagtcaaAGTTTATATACCTTCCCCAGAtgattttaaatgaataaaaccaTTGAGAAAGCAGAAATTATGGCTTTTGTTGTCAGTGATGAACAATAAACAATCTGGTCAAAATAAGCTTAAGGTATTACTGCGTATATATCAATCAAGCATTAAAAGTGAACAATATGCGAGGCTTCGTCGGCCCCAATTCCATCCAAACACCAGCTTCTTTCCAGTCAACAAGGAAGTGTCTCCACGAATGGTGTTCTTCACATACCTGGTCTTGCCTGTTGTTGTAATGAAAATATCCTAGAGAAGAAAGAGCAGACATATTAGTCTAATTCAAGAGCTAATGGCCACTTAAACATGAACAGGTCTGACaagcaaatgaaaaatatttatggAAGTACCACACCAGCACCACACTAACACACAACATTGTAAATATATTTGCTATAACTTGATATGTAAATTACCTATTGGACTCACCTTTCCAGCTTCCTTTTTGCGATCATTCTGAAAGTATAATTTGAAATTTTATTCTTTATAATAAACGTCATTTGGTGGCATCACtgcatacattttaaaacacgAGTAGCCCCATGATAAGTATGCATCTGTTAGTGAAGCAATCTTATCTTTTATGCATATATTTTATTACTTAATGGAAAATATAAGATACCATAAATATGTttacagaacaaaaacaaagaatgtAGAGCAACATTCCTTGTACTGTACTTGGGATCCGCACCAATGTTCTTCCAGTAAGCTGTAAATTTAATTCTGCCATTGTCTAGTGTGTTATATAccatttgaaaaaaaaagtgtaaaatCCTTGCAATACTTTCTTACCACATACTTTCCTATGAGTTGCTATTCCTAAAAAATGTAGCTCATCATTAAATAATTTGTATTGTATATGTAGAACTCAACTTGGATATGTAGAACTCAATGCTCATACAACCAAAACATCCACTTATCTACAATTTATCTATACATTGgttttattgttttcattttctctATCTGCTCATGGTTTGAAATGGTGACGCTGAAAGATCTTTCCAAATGTCATTTGTAAGCACTCATGACAATAGAAGCATGAGGAGGAAGATGCATGTGTACCATGTGAAGTTCCCCGATGAAATACTGCTGAAGCATCTCCCTGGCATCTTTGGAGTGACCAACATCTTCAAAGCTCTCCGTGGCATCCGTTCCCGCCTGTTCCAACAGCACCTCCTCACCTCCTGGATGCTGGCCAGTGGTCAAATCAATTATAAATCAATCATATTACCCATACTGCATTGCACTACAAAATAGACCATCATTACACATTTCGtacatacatataacaaaactAGTACTACAAATCCATCGTAAGATATTTAATTTGTCTTTCAAGGCATTTATTAAAACTTAGAGGGAAACAGCAAACTTAATTAAGGACTTGGCCAATGAGGCACAGTTTAGTGCTGTATCAGTCTTTAGAATTAAGGTGGTAAATTCTCTGATAAACAGAGAACAGTAGATTCACAAAGGAACCAGGCAAACCCCAAACTTCAACTTCAACCCGAGTAAGGCTAAATGTGCCATTTGAAAGTTTCTTCTTCCCTCTaactggctgtttttttttgttgtttgttttattacCAGCGTCTCCAGCTTCATCTTGTTCCTGTGTATTGCTGTCTTAGAAACCCTGAGCCTGGACACAGCCTGCCTCACAGTGcggccttctgccagcagaaccaggattaaactaggacttttaaaaaaaatggagggatcttttaatttttttcagagAAGTAAATGCCGGTGAGACTTTTGCGTGCCTATTAACGTAACACGTTAATTTacttccgtgtgtgtgtgtgtgtgtgtgtgtgtatgtgtgtatgtgtgtgtgtgtgtgtgtatgtatgtatgtatgtatgtatgtatgtatgtatgtatgtatgtatgtatataatggAACCCCTGACCGCGGTTGCACAACCGGATGAAACTTCAATGGACGTTTCTTCACCAGATGTCAGTCTAAAAGCAGTGGATACAGTTGTTTGATTCAGGATTAATCATTAGACTGTAGCTAAATATATCAACTCATAATTATACACGATCACCTGTACTTGGTCCTATGGTACGTTAAATCCAGAATGTGGCATTGAAATCGGTGGCCTAACGACTACTGGTAAACCAGCGAATGAATCAGAAACCCCCGGCGAATCATCAACTAAAATGAGAAAACGGTCGAAGTACAACCTTAGCGCTAGTTAATGGCCGTGGAAACGACCATGGTCAGTTTTATGCGCCGGACTCATGCCTTACCTCTTCCAGGAAGCTTGTGATATTGTACACTTTGTCGTGAATAATGATCCAGGTATCCTTACTCATGTTGTGCTGTTTGATCTCTTCGAGCGTGAAATACTTGACAGAGCTCTTCGAGAGAGCTTCCGTGTTATTGTCCGTATCCATTTAGTGTTTCGTCGTCGGCAGTGATAAAATCGTATCAATCGAGACGGTTTGTTTGTGGCTAAATTCAAACTTGTCTCGTTTCACAGTTGCACAACCACAACCCGTCAACGCAACCTCTGGTCCCCTTTGAAAGGAGAGAGAATAACTTTTCTCCACCCGGCCACCGTATCGTTCACTCAGCTGTCACGTGCTATAGCCAATGGCTGAATCTGCTGCCAATGGCCCAATCAACATTTAGGAATTGCACAATTCAGCCAATAAAATGCGGGCTTCTAAAAACGACCAATCAAAGTCACCGACATACGATCGCCTGAGTACCTGAGTATATATGAACAATTAACTTGTAAAAATACTGCGTACCGTACGTTAAGCATGTTATTTGTCCGACATTTGAGTATGAGACGCTCCAAAACCTCAATAAGCAGAGGCATCTTAATGCACCCATCCCTCCCAATCAGCAACTTTAACCGTCGCCTATTTTTACTTGGCTCTGACCATGAGGCCTCTATCCATGTCAATGTGCCACCGCTGATAAGATATATTTGTGTACGCGGACTGGCGCCGATTATCTCTGAATAACGCTGAGTGGTCATACGTAAGCcaaggtatacattacatttctGGGGGGTTGTATTTACTGTTTAAAGGAATGCAGACGTGCTCATCCTTATCATATACGTTTACCTGACCTTTTACACTTAGGTTCGATGTAATATCACAATCGATTTGGAAAAATCGAGTTAACTTTGGGGATTAAAGAAGATAATTTTCCATTATGTGGCCACTGGGTGGCAGCACACAGCCATGACAAAGGGGGCCTGGTGATCGATCCATGTCTTTCTGCACTAATTACTGTTTATTTATGGGCCTGATTATTGTTTGAGGCTTGTATGTATGTGAAAGGGTTGTTAAGGGTTGAATGGAGTAGTGGAgtaaaaagaaaacactgaGTCGTTAATATCCATCTCTTGTCCCAGATTAATGTAGAACTTCATTTCTGCAGTCACATTCCTGATCTGTTACAGGGCAGTCACTGATATCGGAGACAATCAGAGAAACTTAATTAGACGCCAAAGGAATCGTGGCTCTTTGTAAagattttttaaacaaaaaagttaTAAAGGAAGGTCGCATCCACAGGGACACCGATTGCTGGGAGGGGTGGTGGAAACATCTGCTAAAACTTGGGCAGGAAGTACACTCCCTTATTGCACATAGTTGTCCTGAACATAAGAGCTCAATGAGGACAAATTGTTACGCAGACTAGCATTATATTTACTTAATCCAGAAAGCGGGTCCAAGTTTAAACCTTAACTCCAACACCTCGGTAAAGTTAGCTTTATATGCAGTTTTCCGGCTGTAATATCTCTCAATGTTTGTAATATATTTCCATATTCCTGTCACTGGCGGTGAATGGACGCAGTTCAATTATTAACACgtataaaaacacaatattaaAGTTACATGTTGTACATTGTACTATTGTTTAATGCTTAAAGAAATGTTTACTTGACATATCTGTATTAGGTTTATTTTTGCCGTCACGTTGCAGGAAATAAGTGGGCAAGTCTAGTGGGAAcgcaaaagtaaaaaaatattttcctacCCTGACCTTTTAGGGGCTCCGTAGTGCAACCAGaaagaataaaaacatattGATTGTCTCATGTACGTTACACGTGTGTGTTATAAGTTTAATGGATGCACAGAAGACGAGATAAAAACAAACTGCAGGAAACTTTGGCCTGTTTGCCCAGGTTCAGACGACTGGCTGGAATATGGAAGGTGGGTGGTTTTTAGCACTAGATGGCGCTATGATAAAGGTCTGGTATGTGATGTCGAATAGTTAGGTATGATCTACATgaatttattcaaagaaaatgtGAATTCAAACGTAATTTTAGGACATTACTAAGATTaatctttaaccaccctggtaCCTCTCCAGAGTAAATCAGTAGCCAACTGAAAACATCCAAACACAGAAACTTGGTATAAAATCCATGAACAAAATAAACTTGCTGAAGGTGACGGAACTCAATTAATTTATCTTCTTGTTAAagagtagtgtgtgtgtgtgtgtgtgtgtatatatatatatatatatataaataatgtatATAAAACTTCTAACCActcatcctggtcagggtttAGGGGTGTGGCCTATTCTAAGCAGAACAGGATAAGGGTgcaccttggacaggatgccagtatGGATATATTAGCCCATGTAAATTAATGGAAATGTATCCTATATGTTATTAACCAGCAGGTAGATTCAACCTTCTACTGGCATTTTTAGCCATTCCATGACATGAATATCTGATGTGACTGCTTGTTTTACTCATGTGCCAGATAGTGCTTAACTGGACTTACATTAGTTACACAGTAAAATGTTGTCAGGTTACTTTAAAGGGTTCTGGCTTTGTTGCCTTTGTTATCAAACAGATGCCTCCTTCTGTGTGCAAACAAAAGACTCTGAAATGCTGATTGTTTACAAGGAGATTAGTAATTTTTGGACCACTTCCTTTTACTTATATCAAGCAGTGCGTCAGAATATTTGGCAATTTTCATAAAAGAGCAGTTCAAGCTAAACCAGAAGCTGAGGTAATCATCCACTCTGGTTTGCAGCTGGTAAATGTGCCAGTTATAATGATGGCACTAATGTACATATTGTCACACTGGGATGCATGAAAGGATGAGCTGGCAGCTGGAACAGCAAGGTTAATGAGACCTTAGCAATGCAATGCAGAAGCATCGAGAGCTACTCATCCCTTTGATTTCATTAgcttgcgtgtgtgtttgttctGCTACAGCCCTTCACATCAGCCCTGACTCCGTGGAACCACTTGCATTCTGGAAATGTCCGGAAACTGCAAAGAACTGTACAAACATGATGTACCCCTGAACAACAATCAAGTGTCCCTTAGCCTCTCATAACCAACAGCTGATCTCAATGTACAGTTACCACCAGACCAACAGGCTTAGATATTGACTGGTTATCAACCTCTCATGCCTGTCAGTACTAGAGGGTGTAACGACCCACATCAAAGAAGGAACTGCTATAGCATTGGATTTTCACCCATTCATCTTCCATATGCTCTACCAGGTCACAATCACCAGTACTGACAAGGATAAATTCCAGTGCAATTTTCCTCAGTCCTGCAAAACGTTAAGCAGTAAGCATCGTTTTTGCTACTACAACGCTGAGCACAAAGCCCAATTCAAGGCAGAAGACATGCATCATAAGATCGATTAAAACAGGAAACCAGATACATGCAACAGTACCGGTTATAACAGGATAAGAAGCTGAAATTGCATTTTCACCCTGTATTAGAAGTGATGTTAGGTAGTCTGAGGCTGCATTATAACTATGTGTTATCTGACATCAGTCCAGCTGGGTTTTGTAATGCtggggggggcatggatttAGTTGGCATGGATTATGTGCTCAATGGAGGAGTGCACTGAGCGAGCGAGAGTGTGACTGAGAAGGAAAAGGGTAACATTACAGCTGCAAAGAGAGGGAACTGAAGACGCCTGCGTGGTAATGGAGCTCCCATTATCAGAGCTCAGCGAGATGCCAGGTCCAAAGGAAGATCATGCAGGAAACATGCGTGTGATAgtgtggaagaaggctgcagggAGGAGAGAAATGTTAGATTTTATCATTAAAGCTAGGCTTGTATTCAACTATGTAGACCCCAAAGTTGCTAGATGCATCAATGACACATCCACAAGTGAATGGACTTCACATCCAGCTACAAAGACTCTCGTTGTTAGTATTTGTCATTTTTAGAATGCTAAAATAGCAACAAGGTATACAGTAGGGGAGATTGTGCCTCAGGACCTGCTTATTCAGTGCCTTATGTGGAGTTTTTgtgcataaaaaaaaacctgagtgcagccatttTGATCTGAATGCATCACAAAATGCTGCTGTGCGCACATTACTTATATTTACAGCTAGGaagtgtcgggggggggggggggggggggtcagctgcCAGTGCAGGCTGTGATGCTCCCCAAGTAAATCAGGGGCAAATGGTTGAAAAACATCTGCGACCTAACATTCAGATATATTTCTGGAACAGCAAGGAATTCACAGGAAAAGCGAATCAGCAGTGTATTTTAGGTCAAAGAACAGGCAGTCAGATGGACAGCATGCGAAAGAAATATGTAAACGTTTTATTTTAGAAAAACACAACCATATCAAATCAAAGTGAGAAAACCAGGTTTCAGCATGTGAATGAAAATAACTCTAACCTCACTGTGGAAAATGGTTTGATGGGGCTGTATTACAAATAAATACCGGCTTCGTCTCCGTAGAAGGACACATTAACAGacattttattaaacatttcaCCCAAGCATTAGTGAGAGCAGTGCCCTTTGAAAATCCTGCAAAAAACAATCTGCAGACTCAACAGTCTTAATTACAAAAAGCTTTTCCAGGTGAAAAAAATAAGCTGAGAGTGCCATAATCAGAGAATACCTCACAAGACCGGTGCACTCTCCAAGCCTCCAAAGACCATACTGTAGCTCACTGCCACTCAGTTTATTAGTACATTGTGTCCTGATCAAAATTACATGCTT contains:
- the cyb5b gene encoding cytochrome b5 type B yields the protein MDTDNNTEALSKSSVKYFTLEEIKQHNMSKDTWIIIHDKVYNITSFLEEHPGGEEVLLEQAGTDATESFEDVGHSKDAREMLQQYFIGELHMNDRKKEAGKDIFITTTGKTSSWTTWVIPILAAAVVGVMYRYYVLEQKSS